The Sinorhizobium fredii USDA 257 region CAGGTCCACAGCGAGAGCCCCTGTATCGTCATGCCTGGCATGCCGCAGGGACGCGATATCAACGAATCGGGGGTGAAGGGCGTCACGATCGTGATGATCGACGACGACGGTGAGGTGACACTGGAAGAGCGGCCGGTGGGCGCGGCGGTGTTCGAGCGGGTCTCGATCGACCTGACGGGAACCGCGGACTGGCGCGACATGCTCGAGACGGTTGGCAGGCAGCTCGCCCTGCTTCGCAAGAGCCAACCGGAAGCCGATCTCATCCTGCGGATTACGCTGACGGGCGCGACACCGCTTTCCTGGCGGCTGCGGCGGGATTTCGATCTCCTGCAAGGAGAGTTGGAGAACATCGCAGCCGGGCAGGGCCGATGCTGGGTCGAGAAGGTCGAGACCCTGTTTGCGGGCTGCAGCAAGCATGCGGGCCGCGTCGCTGCCGATCCGATTGGCGAACTGACGGCGCTCGTCGAGAACGAAGTGTTGTCGGCCTTTGCCTTCCGCGCCGACATGCGCGCCGTCGCCGAGGAGCTGTTGCCGCATCTGCCTGCGGAACTGCGGAACCTGCTCGCCGCCGACGAGGAAGGGCTCGACGATCTCGTCGAGAACGCGGCCCTTTCCGGAAGCGCCGACGTCCTGTCGCATCTCCATGGCCGCAGCGCCATCGATGGCATCGACTGATGCGGCTGCAACAGCTGGATCTCGTCCGTTACGGCAAGTTCACCGGGCGCAGCCTCGATTTCGGCGCCGCCAGGTCGGGAGAGCCCGATTTCCACCTGATCTACGGCCCGAACGAAGCGGGCAAATCGACCTTGTTCTCGGGCTTCCTCGATCTCCTCTTCGGCATCGAGCGCGTCAGTCCCTATGGCTTCCTGCATCCCTACCCGACGATGCGGATCGGCGGCGTCGTGGAGGCCGGCGGCAAGAGGCATCACGCCTATCGGATCAAGCGCAACGCAAACAGTCTCGTCGGTCCCGACGAGCAGCCGCTGCCGGACAACCTCTTCTCCGCGGCTCTCGGATCGATCGACCGCGACACCTATCGCATGATGTTCTCGCTCGACGACGACAGCATCGAGGAGGGTGGGGAGGCCATCCTCAAGAGCGAGGGGGAGCTGGGTTCGCTGTTGTTTTCGGCAAGCTCCGGCCTGCCGGACAGCGGCGCGGTGCTCGCCAACCTGCGCGCCGAAGCGGATGCCTTTTTTCGCCCCCAGGCGCGCAAGCATCGGCTAGCGGAACTGAAGGCGGAGTTGGACGCCCTTAAGTCAGAGCGCAAAGCTGTCGACGTCAATGCGCGCGAGTATGCCGATCTTCGCAAGGCGCTGACGAAAGCGCGGGAACGCCATGATGCGGCAGCGCGGCAGCGCGCCGAACTGCGCGTCAGACGGGATCGGCTGCGCGTCGAGCTCGAGGCACTGCCGCTCCTGGCAAGGCTAAGCAATGCGCGGGAACAGCTTGCGGAGATGCAGGCGTTGCCGGTCCCGCCGCAAGATTGGTGGAACGACCTGCCGGCGCTCCGCAGGCAGGAGGTCGAAATCGCCACCCGACTGCGGCAACTGGACGAAGAGCTGGCACAGCGCCGGGCGGAACTCGAAGGACTGCCGCGGGACGATGAGGCGCTTGCGCTCGCGGGGCGGTTCGAGGCGCTGCGTGATTCGGCACTCGACGCCCGCTACCAGACGGCCGCCCGCGATATGCCGTCGCGACTGGACGAACTGGCAAGGACCTCGGCCGAGATCCGCGCATGTCTCATCCGTCTCGGCGAGGCTGACAATCCCGATCCCGTTTCGCTGGTACTGCCGACCACACGGGCTGCTCGACTCCAGGAACTGATTCGTCAGCATGCCGGCCTTTCGGAAAAGCTGGCATCGGCGCGCGAGGAGCTCGACAGTGCAAGGCGCAATCGCGCCCAGTCGGAACGCGAGCTGGACCGGCTCAAGGGCGGCGTCGCCGATACCGGCATCCTCATCGAACGGCTGCATGTGTTGCGCCAGAATGATTGCCTGTTGCGTCAGCAGGCCGCGACCAGGGAGATCGACCGGCTGGAGGCAGCACTTGCCGATGCAAGGGACAGGCTGCGGCCTTTCGCCGGCGATGCCGATGAACTGGCGAGGCTTCCTGTTCCCGCGGCCGGTGTCGTCGCCATGTGGAGGGCGGAGGAAGCGGCCCTCTCGGAGCGGCAATTGCGGCTCGACGATCGGATCGGCGACGAGCGCGAGCGCGAGGCGGGGGACGAGGCGCGGCTCGCCGCAATGGCGGCGGACGGCGCGGCTGTGGATGACGCGACGGCGGGCGCGCTGCGCCGGCGCCGGGACTTTGCCTGGCAATTGCATCGCTCCAGCCTTGACGAGGGGACGGCAGGCGCATTCGAGGCCGCAATGAGGGATGACGATGCCGCCGTGGCACTTCGTCTGGCCCATGCCGAGCGGGTGGCCGAGATGCGCGGCCTCGCTCTCGCGATTTCGGAAAGGCGCGCTCGTCGTGAGGCGCTCGAGAGACAAAGAGCGGCCTTGTCCGAACAGGGTGAGCGGTTGGGTGCGACGGTGGCTGCTGCCGCAACCGCAAGCGGTTTGCCTAACGTGAAGCTGGTGCCGCATCTGGAGGCCTGGCTTGCCACGCGAGCGGCGGCGCTCGAGTTGCGCGCCGATCTGCGCGCCGCGTGCCAGGCGCGCGACACGGCCTCTTCGGAAGAGCAGGCGGCGACACGCGCGTTGCGGGAGGAATTGCTGCGGCTCGGCGTGACCGATTACTTGCCGGACCGGCTCGATGAACTCCTCGTGGCTGCGGAACAAATCGTCTCCCGTGCGCAAAGTGCGGTGGCGGCCCACGGCGCGGCTCTTGCGCAGCTTCGCCGCGCGTCCGAAGCCATGGAAAACCGGGAGACGGTTCTCGCCGCCGCCGAGGCCGCCATGGTCGGCTGGCAAGAGGCGTGGTCGGGGGCGCTCGCCGCGACCTGGCTTGGGGGCCGCACCGATCGGCCGCCTCCGCACGAAATCGGCCCGGCGCTCGCCGTGCTGCAGGATTTCGACAAGCTGATGCAGAGGAAGACCGAACTCGACCATCGCATTGCAGCCATGCGGAAGGATCAGAAGAGCTTTGCCGAGGCGATCGCGGATCTCGCCCGCGAAGTGGCGGAGCGGGGAGGGGGCGATCCGCTCGAGCTCTACGCGTCGCTGCGTGACCGCATTGCGGCGGCGCAGCGTCAGGAAGGGCGACGCCTCGATGCTTCGGGCAATATCGTACGCCTGGAAGAGGCCCTTCGATTGCTGCGAAGTGAAGAGAAGCAGCATCTGGCGATGAGGCAGGTGATTCTCGACTTCTTCGGATGCGGGACGCTCGAAGAGGCCGGGTTCTGCCTGGAGGCGGTTCGCGAGCAGGAGAGGCAACGGCAGAGATGCGCAGAGTTTGAAGATGACCTGGTGACCAGGCTCGGCACAGCCACGAGCAGCGAGGCCGAATTTATCCTCGCTGGTGTGGATGAAGCGGAGCTCAGGCTTGAGCTCGCCCGGCTCGAGGAAGCGATC contains the following coding sequences:
- a CDS encoding ATP-binding protein is translated as MRLQQLDLVRYGKFTGRSLDFGAARSGEPDFHLIYGPNEAGKSTLFSGFLDLLFGIERVSPYGFLHPYPTMRIGGVVEAGGKRHHAYRIKRNANSLVGPDEQPLPDNLFSAALGSIDRDTYRMMFSLDDDSIEEGGEAILKSEGELGSLLFSASSGLPDSGAVLANLRAEADAFFRPQARKHRLAELKAELDALKSERKAVDVNAREYADLRKALTKARERHDAAARQRAELRVRRDRLRVELEALPLLARLSNAREQLAEMQALPVPPQDWWNDLPALRRQEVEIATRLRQLDEELAQRRAELEGLPRDDEALALAGRFEALRDSALDARYQTAARDMPSRLDELARTSAEIRACLIRLGEADNPDPVSLVLPTTRAARLQELIRQHAGLSEKLASAREELDSARRNRAQSERELDRLKGGVADTGILIERLHVLRQNDCLLRQQAATREIDRLEAALADARDRLRPFAGDADELARLPVPAAGVVAMWRAEEAALSERQLRLDDRIGDEREREAGDEARLAAMAADGAAVDDATAGALRRRRDFAWQLHRSSLDEGTAGAFEAAMRDDDAAVALRLAHAERVAEMRGLALAISERRARREALERQRAALSEQGERLGATVAAAATASGLPNVKLVPHLEAWLATRAAALELRADLRAACQARDTASSEEQAATRALREELLRLGVTDYLPDRLDELLVAAEQIVSRAQSAVAAHGAALAQLRRASEAMENRETVLAAAEAAMVGWQEAWSGALAATWLGGRTDRPPPHEIGPALAVLQDFDKLMQRKTELDHRIAAMRKDQKSFAEAIADLAREVAERGGGDPLELYASLRDRIAAAQRQEGRRLDASGNIVRLEEALRLLRSEEKQHLAMRQVILDFFGCGTLEEAGFCLEAVREQERQRQRCAEFEDDLVTRLGTATSSEAEFILAGVDEAELRLELARLEEAIDVADRDVSELHSEVRNKERALAEIEGGDRVAELEQKQRTILLEIEHKAVGYLRLKAGVVAAEHALRLFRERHRSAMMQRASRTFSHISGGEYAGLSTEADKGQEFLIANTAVGGSKLAGDLSKGTRFQLYLALRIAGYHEVAAARETLPFIADDIMETFDDNRAGRAFDLMAEMARVGQVIYLTHHEHLCDIARSACPGVTVHKL
- a CDS encoding metallophosphoesterase family protein — encoded protein: MPFRFVHTADLHLDSPLRSLALRNEELAGIVRGATRNALVRIVDLCIAEGVDALLIAGDLYDGNQTSMNTALFLAGELRRLDEAGIRTFIIRGNHDAQSQVTRELTLPPSVHVFPGRGKPVVAKILENGRSVHIHGMSFSDPHAPESLLPHFHPPVADAINVGMLHTSLAGSAGHDPYAPCSVADLRAHGYDYWALGHVHQRQVHSESPCIVMPGMPQGRDINESGVKGVTIVMIDDDGEVTLEERPVGAAVFERVSIDLTGTADWRDMLETVGRQLALLRKSQPEADLILRITLTGATPLSWRLRRDFDLLQGELENIAAGQGRCWVEKVETLFAGCSKHAGRVAADPIGELTALVENEVLSAFAFRADMRAVAEELLPHLPAELRNLLAADEEGLDDLVENAALSGSADVLSHLHGRSAIDGID